Proteins encoded by one window of Ulvibacter sp. MAR_2010_11:
- a CDS encoding T9SS type B sorting domain-containing protein — protein MKKKFPINLFTLLLLLFSPAYMFSQGPGSLFVDAGPDVLADCASGGCADITATFLETFDTSGQTYVVNSVPYTPPFSFNGLANQLNPNIDDAWSNVANLPFDFCFFGNLETQFQVGSNGVLRFDVNPGDTGPGSNAWSFSQNLPNNTQEALAEANVFTPGHDIDPSVSNSEEIGYEVLGVYPNRVLVVSYYRVPMFSSSCNSLLATHMAVFYEFSNVIEIYIQDKPSCPTWNGGNATLGIQNDAGTTAYVPPGRNTSDSPWTTNNEAWSFNPVGIPTYVFEWLDSTGTVIGTTPTINVCPTGASEVFTARVTWTNICNGEVVTLTDDVLVTRVAPYTINLGPDIETCSASPIVLDADPGLPNISYEWFINGISQGPSTVGNSTFVVNAPNSGTYSVETFDTADPTCIIGDSIEITFHTQPVANQPMDLFQCDDGTNTGIFDLTVNDALVLGGQNPADFNITYHNSQADADNDVAPIGTPAAYPITGTIETIFVRIEDLSEFCHDTESFTIEFLPATAGPMTDMVLCDQDSDGFVTLDLIALKNPEALNGQSPSDYSVSYHPTQADADANTAAYPNPYTATAPSETIYVRVENNSTPTCYATDNFLVTIYVAPSATPPTPLEVCDALPNDGFAEFDLTSKDAEITGGNPDAVVTYFTTLANAQADVFPIATPTAYTNTSQGFQRVYARVEHINSSSCFNIVPLDLYVNDSPAITAPITDYFICDNDGDGIEVFDLTSKEDEILNILVNVTLTYHISQADATAGNAPIGTPDVYPSGNAVIWVRAENSAACFTVGSFNLVLGMVPSYTEVPEFFQCDDSVADGITQFDLNSQNDVITGGNFNLSVSYYATQGDADTASMPLAIPYTNVTNPETIYVRVEDNNTGCYGTFAMDLIVVEAPEIFMPDPLVYCDVDNDGFGVFTLSDADEDVVGGNPSGSLVVSYHRTFADSQNGVNALLSPYNNVDPFNQIVYVRLVDLATGCYNLTTLELIVEESPQISDPSPLVICDTNGDGLAIFNLTLVEPELYAGLDPSDYTTTYYDDPGLAVAIANPTVYPNVTNPQTIYIVVEDIVNGCQSQTTVELIVSLPPAVVSPTPLELCDVNNPGDEMEAFNLNSKIGEITAGNSTLVVTFHATQADADTGDNALVSPYVNTVPQPQTVYIRVRDGNTGCIVSQGYTLDLVVNPVPSPVSPTPLEVCDDDNDGFSSFDLTLKTAEIIGGEPFVSVTYHENPTDAQTGASALISPYFNIVANQQTIYARAEYSPSNPPPSNTGCFRVVELDLIVLSSPVVPVTLPPLVVCDDDGDGVGEFDLTLQETVIFGGFPPPANYVLTYHLSQGDADTGTNAIGSPQMYTNVSNPQSIFIRVFDTATGCYTVREFELQVVAGPLVSQAEDFTVCDDVGLPNDGFTEFDLTLKDEEIIGIVLGVEVYYYVSQADADADENRIIPSSSYTNISNPQTIFARVFDTNSQCVNTSINFELRVLNNPVVNTPDPIALCDDNDPGDEIEVFDLTQREGQITGNPALDITYFENYQDAFDNVNAISEDISDPIHVGAYPNTSNPQIIYVRVTNLATVYECFEIVELELIVNGFADISASIEDMIVCEINSDGIAIFDLTQKIDEILNGQDPLIHQVSFYETPGDATAGLNPIGATTSYESDGSVSPPGQEIYVGILNTQTGCYIASSEDPVGSGEYSLTFHLQVLEGAEAFPPAGPYVLCDEVAPNDGFTEFDLSVLALEILAGQPYDVTFYETMELAEAGDVATALPTLYTNIVNPQIIYARVTNADTQCYATVSAILKVEQLPTVVLDETYRLCLDADGNPIAEEEGSASPPTIDTGLDPTLYTFAWTLNGSVLLGEVGPSLVALQSGGYTVTITENANGCSQEFSTTVIESSPPLVYDAEVISGAFASSHVIEAMAEGLGTYVFQLDDGPFQDDPIFTGVTAGIHTVTIKDVNGCGSVIVEVSIIDYPRLITPNFDGYHDTWNIIGIGNGDPTAKIYIFDRFGKLLKQLSPLGPGWDGTYNGNPLPSSDYWFRVEYTEDDMQKEFKGHFTLKR, from the coding sequence ATGAAAAAGAAATTCCCCATAAACCTATTTACTTTACTTTTACTGCTATTTTCACCTGCTTATATGTTTTCTCAAGGTCCGGGTTCCCTGTTTGTTGACGCTGGGCCAGATGTGTTGGCAGACTGTGCCAGTGGCGGATGTGCGGACATTACAGCTACCTTTTTGGAAACATTCGATACATCAGGTCAAACCTATGTCGTGAATTCTGTACCGTATACTCCCCCATTTTCTTTTAATGGACTGGCAAATCAGTTAAATCCGAATATAGATGATGCTTGGTCTAATGTAGCAAACCTGCCTTTCGATTTTTGTTTTTTCGGCAATTTGGAAACTCAGTTTCAGGTCGGGTCAAATGGAGTGCTTCGATTTGATGTAAATCCCGGCGATACCGGTCCGGGTTCGAATGCATGGAGTTTTTCTCAGAATTTACCTAATAATACACAGGAAGCCTTGGCCGAAGCAAATGTTTTTACTCCCGGCCACGATATTGACCCATCGGTTTCCAATAGTGAAGAAATTGGATATGAAGTACTTGGCGTCTATCCGAATCGGGTTTTAGTGGTTTCCTATTACAGAGTTCCCATGTTTTCATCATCATGTAATTCACTCTTAGCCACCCATATGGCTGTATTTTATGAATTTTCCAATGTAATAGAGATTTATATTCAGGACAAACCATCTTGCCCTACTTGGAATGGTGGGAATGCCACCTTAGGGATTCAAAACGATGCCGGAACTACAGCATACGTACCTCCTGGAAGAAATACGTCCGATTCTCCTTGGACTACAAATAACGAAGCCTGGAGTTTTAACCCCGTTGGAATACCAACATACGTTTTCGAATGGTTGGATTCTACTGGAACGGTAATAGGGACAACCCCTACTATAAACGTTTGTCCTACCGGTGCCTCCGAAGTCTTTACTGCTCGAGTGACTTGGACAAATATCTGTAACGGTGAAGTTGTAACTTTAACCGACGATGTTTTAGTAACCAGAGTGGCTCCATATACTATAAACTTAGGTCCCGACATAGAAACATGTAGTGCTAGTCCCATTGTACTTGATGCAGATCCGGGATTACCGAATATTTCGTATGAATGGTTTATTAATGGAATTTCTCAAGGTCCTTCCACGGTAGGTAATTCAACTTTTGTTGTTAATGCGCCTAACTCGGGAACCTACTCAGTGGAAACTTTCGATACCGCGGATCCTACTTGTATAATTGGGGATTCCATTGAGATTACTTTTCATACGCAACCTGTGGCAAATCAACCGATGGATTTGTTTCAGTGCGATGATGGTACCAACACAGGAATTTTCGATTTAACGGTAAATGATGCTTTGGTTTTGGGCGGGCAAAATCCGGCCGATTTCAATATTACCTATCATAACAGCCAGGCAGATGCAGATAATGATGTGGCGCCTATAGGAACGCCGGCTGCTTATCCCATTACCGGAACAATTGAGACCATATTTGTGCGAATAGAGGACTTGTCTGAATTCTGTCACGATACCGAATCTTTTACCATCGAATTCCTGCCGGCAACGGCAGGTCCTATGACCGATATGGTCTTATGTGATCAGGATTCTGATGGATTTGTTACTTTAGATTTGATTGCTCTTAAGAATCCGGAAGCCCTTAACGGACAGTCACCTTCAGATTATTCAGTTTCGTATCACCCTACACAGGCCGATGCCGATGCAAATACAGCTGCATATCCGAACCCTTATACCGCAACCGCTCCTTCCGAAACAATTTATGTGCGTGTAGAAAATAATAGCACCCCCACCTGCTATGCCACCGATAACTTTTTGGTTACTATCTACGTAGCTCCTTCTGCTACGCCACCTACTCCTTTGGAAGTTTGTGACGCGTTACCTAACGATGGCTTTGCTGAATTTGATTTAACAAGTAAGGATGCTGAAATTACCGGAGGAAATCCTGACGCAGTTGTTACGTATTTTACAACGCTGGCAAATGCTCAGGCCGATGTTTTTCCAATTGCTACACCAACAGCCTATACAAATACTTCTCAAGGTTTTCAAAGAGTGTATGCCCGTGTTGAGCATATTAATAGCTCTAGTTGCTTTAACATTGTTCCCTTAGATTTATATGTGAACGATTCTCCTGCCATTACTGCACCTATTACCGATTATTTTATTTGCGACAATGATGGGGATGGGATTGAGGTTTTCGATTTAACTTCGAAGGAGGATGAGATCTTGAATATTTTGGTCAATGTTACATTGACCTATCATATTTCTCAGGCGGATGCTACTGCGGGCAATGCACCTATTGGCACCCCTGATGTGTATCCCAGCGGCAATGCTGTAATTTGGGTACGGGCCGAGAATAGTGCGGCGTGTTTTACTGTGGGCAGTTTTAATTTGGTATTGGGTATGGTTCCTTCCTATACGGAGGTTCCTGAGTTTTTCCAGTGTGATGATTCGGTAGCCGATGGAATAACCCAGTTTGATTTGAATTCACAAAACGATGTGATCACGGGTGGTAATTTTAATTTGAGTGTAAGTTATTATGCCACGCAAGGAGACGCCGATACGGCGAGTATGCCATTGGCTATTCCCTATACGAATGTGACCAATCCCGAGACGATTTATGTACGCGTTGAGGATAATAATACGGGCTGTTATGGCACCTTTGCCATGGATTTAATTGTTGTGGAGGCTCCCGAGATCTTTATGCCCGATCCTTTGGTGTACTGCGATGTAGACAATGATGGTTTTGGTGTGTTCACCCTAAGTGATGCCGATGAGGATGTAGTAGGAGGGAACCCTTCGGGGAGTTTGGTGGTGAGTTACCACCGCACCTTTGCCGACTCACAAAATGGAGTGAATGCCTTGTTGAGTCCTTATAATAATGTGGATCCTTTCAATCAGATTGTATATGTTCGTTTGGTTGATTTGGCTACGGGTTGTTACAATCTAACGACTTTGGAATTAATTGTAGAGGAGAGTCCTCAGATAAGTGATCCTTCGCCTTTGGTTATTTGTGATACCAATGGGGATGGTTTGGCTATTTTTAATTTGACCTTGGTAGAGCCTGAGCTTTATGCCGGCTTGGATCCTTCAGATTACACCACGACCTATTACGATGATCCGGGATTGGCTGTTGCCATTGCTAACCCCACGGTCTATCCCAATGTGACCAATCCCCAGACCATTTATATTGTTGTGGAAGATATTGTCAATGGCTGTCAGAGTCAGACCACGGTAGAACTTATTGTGAGTCTACCTCCTGCGGTTGTATCTCCCACTCCTTTGGAGCTTTGTGATGTGAACAATCCGGGCGATGAGATGGAGGCCTTTAATTTAAACAGTAAGATAGGGGAGATCACAGCAGGCAATAGCACTTTGGTAGTTACCTTCCATGCCACTCAGGCAGACGCCGATACGGGGGATAATGCTTTGGTGAGTCCTTATGTCAATACGGTGCCTCAGCCACAGACGGTGTACATTCGAGTACGCGATGGCAATACGGGCTGTATTGTGAGTCAGGGGTATACGCTGGATTTGGTAGTGAACCCGGTACCCTCTCCTGTAAGTCCTACTCCTTTGGAGGTTTGTGACGATGACAACGATGGTTTTTCCTCGTTTGATTTAACCCTAAAGACAGCGGAGATTATCGGTGGCGAACCTTTTGTGAGTGTTACCTACCATGAGAACCCGACGGATGCTCAGACGGGTGCTTCTGCACTTATAAGTCCTTATTTTAATATAGTTGCCAATCAGCAGACCATTTACGCACGTGCAGAATACAGTCCATCGAATCCCCCACCGAGCAATACGGGTTGTTTCCGTGTTGTGGAGTTGGATTTGATTGTGTTGTCTTCCCCTGTGGTACCTGTTACCCTACCGCCTTTGGTGGTATGTGATGACGATGGGGATGGTGTGGGAGAGTTTGATTTAACCCTTCAGGAGACAGTTATCTTTGGAGGCTTTCCACCTCCTGCAAATTATGTATTGACCTATCATCTGAGTCAAGGAGATGCCGATACGGGCACCAATGCCATTGGTTCTCCCCAGATGTATACCAATGTGAGTAATCCACAGAGTATTTTTATACGAGTATTCGATACGGCTACGGGCTGTTATACGGTCAGGGAGTTTGAGCTGCAGGTAGTGGCCGGTCCACTGGTTAGCCAGGCTGAAGATTTTACCGTATGTGATGATGTGGGTCTTCCCAACGATGGTTTTACGGAATTTGACCTTACGCTCAAAGATGAGGAGATCATCGGTATAGTGTTAGGAGTAGAGGTGTACTATTACGTGAGTCAGGCCGACGCCGATGCCGATGAGAATCGGATTATCCCCTCGAGCAGTTATACCAATATCAGCAATCCACAGACGATTTTCGCCAGAGTATTTGATACCAACAGCCAGTGTGTTAACACGAGTATCAACTTTGAGCTTCGCGTGTTGAACAATCCTGTTGTCAACACCCCCGATCCTATAGCGTTGTGTGATGACAATGATCCGGGCGATGAGATAGAGGTGTTCGATTTAACCCAGAGAGAGGGACAGATAACGGGGAACCCTGCCTTAGACATTACCTATTTTGAGAATTATCAGGATGCCTTTGACAATGTCAATGCGATTTCTGAGGATATATCGGACCCTATTCATGTGGGTGCGTATCCCAATACGAGCAATCCACAGATTATCTATGTACGGGTTACGAACCTGGCTACGGTCTATGAGTGTTTTGAGATTGTGGAGTTGGAGTTAATTGTCAATGGTTTTGCAGACATCAGTGCGAGTATTGAAGACATGATCGTGTGTGAGATTAACAGTGATGGGATTGCTATTTTTGATTTAACCCAGAAGATAGATGAGATATTAAACGGTCAGGATCCGCTGATCCATCAGGTTAGTTTCTATGAGACACCGGGTGATGCTACGGCGGGGTTGAATCCCATAGGAGCCACCACCAGTTATGAGAGTGACGGTAGTGTGAGTCCTCCGGGGCAAGAGATCTATGTAGGGATTTTAAATACGCAAACGGGCTGTTATATTGCAAGTAGCGAAGACCCTGTGGGCAGTGGGGAGTACAGTTTGACCTTCCACCTTCAGGTGTTGGAGGGGGCAGAGGCGTTCCCTCCTGCGGGTCCTTATGTACTTTGTGACGAGGTGGCTCCCAATGATGGCTTTACCGAGTTTGATTTGAGTGTTCTGGCCTTAGAGATATTAGCAGGCCAACCCTATGATGTTACTTTTTATGAGACTATGGAATTGGCCGAGGCGGGAGATGTAGCTACGGCGCTACCAACTTTGTATACCAACATTGTAAATCCACAGATTATCTACGCACGTGTTACCAATGCAGATACCCAGTGTTATGCTACGGTCTCTGCCATCTTGAAGGTAGAGCAGTTGCCTACTGTTGTTCTGGATGAGACGTATCGTTTGTGTTTGGACGCAGATGGCAATCCAATTGCGGAGGAAGAGGGTTCTGCTTCACCTCCTACCATCGATACGGGTCTGGATCCTACCTTATATACCTTTGCCTGGACTCTTAACGGTTCGGTGTTGTTGGGAGAGGTAGGTCCATCGCTTGTAGCCTTGCAGAGTGGCGGCTATACGGTTACCATCACGGAGAATGCCAATGGATGTAGTCAGGAGTTTAGCACTACGGTGATAGAGTCTTCTCCTCCGCTGGTCTATGACGCCGAGGTGATAAGTGGCGCCTTTGCTTCGAGTCATGTCATTGAGGCGATGGCCGAGGGACTAGGCACCTATGTGTTCCAGTTGGACGATGGTCCTTTCCAGGACGATCCGATATTTACGGGCGTTACGGCCGGTATACATACGGTAACGATCAAGGATGTAAATGGTTGTGGTAGTGTGATTGTAGAGGTGAGTATTATCGATTACCCGCGTCTTATCACTCCTAATTTTGATGGGTATCACGACACGTGGAATATCATTGGTATTGGCAATGGTGACCCTACGGCAAAAATTTATATATTTGACAGGTTTGGAAAGTTACTCAAACAACTCAGTCCCCTTGGTCCGGGATGGGATGGAACCTACAATGGGAACCCGTTACCCTCGAGTGACTACTGGTTTAGAGTAGAATATACCGAGGACGACATGCAAAAAGAATTTAAAGGACACTTTACGTTAAAAAGATAG